The following are encoded together in the Luteolibacter rhizosphaerae genome:
- a CDS encoding fused MFS/spermidine synthase — MRAGSAILPLYGFTIFLGAALLFLLQLVFARLALPLLGGAPAVWNTAMVFYQAVLLAGYGYAHWMGMRPASWNRIVVHGVVMLLPLVLLPFAIPGGWLSPAGSSPVVWLLGLLAIAVGGPFFAVSTTGPLLQKWFASTGHSAAKDPYFLYAASNAGSLLGLLAYPFLIEPHTSLRIQSQAWMLGFTLLGVLSILCAFIARKQGTDPAVSVSSGGEVVPTLARRLRWVAYGAVPSSLMLSVTAHISSEIAAVPLLWVIPLAFYLATFIIAFSRKAFLPSGWVVRMLALAMTTVVMTMAMGATTPMPLLVALHLICFFLAALACHGLLAADRPAPRFLTGFYLWMSFGGVVGGAFTALIAPLLLTSTAEYPLMLVAAILLVFPKLETRPKFLLMALLPGLLAAGVSFTGAGEGNPSLRQLLVFGIPALLCFTLSRDRYRYAVAIAGVLLAAHLLPARGMSLVHATRSFFGIHRVTSDSKNGFHYLFHGKTVHGIQNRKEVERRTPLGYYHPSGPLGDVFAERGDNPVAAVGLGAGAVAAYGRPGQEMHFYEIDPAVKEIALNPAYFTYLSDSPARIIVTIGDARLKLNDAPDGHFQLIVMDAYGSDSVPVHLLTREAMALYLRKLAPDGAIAFHISNLHLDLRPVIANLAADAGLACVFREDADFPEEEQVKGRWPSRWAVMARETGDLGEAGKSPLWSPLEPSPGLKVWTDDHSSILPLLDLRLR; from the coding sequence ATGCGAGCCGGTTCCGCCATACTGCCCCTTTACGGCTTCACGATCTTCTTGGGAGCCGCGCTGCTGTTCCTGCTGCAACTCGTCTTCGCACGTCTGGCGTTGCCGTTGCTGGGGGGCGCGCCTGCGGTTTGGAACACCGCGATGGTCTTCTACCAAGCCGTGCTGCTGGCGGGATACGGATATGCGCACTGGATGGGTATGCGGCCCGCCTCGTGGAATCGAATCGTCGTGCATGGCGTTGTGATGCTGTTGCCCCTGGTCCTGCTGCCCTTCGCGATTCCCGGCGGGTGGCTTTCGCCTGCGGGGAGTTCGCCGGTGGTCTGGCTGCTGGGCCTGCTTGCGATCGCGGTGGGCGGGCCTTTCTTCGCCGTATCCACCACCGGTCCTCTCCTGCAGAAGTGGTTCGCCAGCACGGGTCATTCCGCGGCCAAGGACCCGTACTTTCTCTATGCCGCGAGCAACGCGGGCAGTTTGCTTGGATTGCTGGCTTACCCGTTCCTGATCGAACCCCACACAAGCCTGAGAATCCAGTCACAGGCCTGGATGCTGGGTTTTACCTTGTTAGGTGTGCTTTCAATTCTCTGCGCTTTCATCGCGCGAAAGCAAGGGACGGACCCCGCGGTGTCCGTGTCGTCAGGGGGAGAAGTCGTTCCCACGCTAGCCAGACGTTTGCGGTGGGTTGCTTACGGTGCCGTGCCATCCAGCCTGATGCTGAGCGTGACAGCTCACATCTCGAGCGAGATCGCCGCCGTGCCGCTACTGTGGGTCATCCCGCTCGCATTCTATTTGGCGACATTCATCATCGCGTTCTCGCGGAAGGCATTCCTTCCCTCGGGCTGGGTCGTGCGCATGCTGGCTCTTGCGATGACCACGGTGGTGATGACGATGGCAATGGGTGCCACCACGCCGATGCCCTTGCTAGTCGCGCTCCATCTCATCTGCTTCTTCCTCGCCGCGCTGGCCTGTCACGGTTTGCTTGCCGCGGACCGGCCCGCGCCACGATTTCTCACCGGATTCTATCTTTGGATGTCATTCGGCGGAGTTGTCGGTGGGGCTTTCACCGCGCTGATCGCGCCGCTGCTGCTTACTTCGACCGCGGAGTATCCGCTCATGCTGGTCGCGGCGATCCTGCTGGTGTTTCCCAAGCTTGAGACGCGGCCGAAGTTTCTGCTCATGGCGCTCCTGCCCGGCCTCCTTGCCGCCGGGGTGAGCTTTACCGGGGCGGGCGAAGGTAATCCTTCTCTCCGGCAGTTGCTGGTGTTCGGCATTCCGGCGTTGCTATGCTTCACGCTTTCGCGGGACCGCTATCGCTATGCCGTCGCCATCGCGGGAGTTCTGCTTGCGGCTCATTTGCTTCCTGCCCGCGGCATGTCGCTGGTGCACGCGACGCGCAGTTTCTTCGGCATTCATCGGGTGACGAGCGATTCAAAGAACGGGTTTCACTACCTTTTCCACGGCAAGACGGTGCACGGGATCCAGAACCGGAAGGAAGTGGAACGGCGCACACCACTGGGCTACTATCATCCATCCGGGCCTTTGGGCGATGTCTTTGCGGAACGGGGTGATAATCCTGTTGCCGCGGTAGGCTTGGGGGCAGGGGCGGTAGCAGCCTACGGCAGACCCGGGCAGGAGATGCATTTCTACGAGATCGATCCCGCGGTGAAGGAGATCGCTTTGAATCCCGCCTATTTTACCTACCTGAGCGATTCCCCCGCACGGATCATAGTGACTATCGGTGATGCCCGCCTGAAACTGAACGATGCTCCGGACGGACATTTCCAGCTCATCGTGATGGACGCGTATGGCTCCGACTCCGTGCCGGTGCATCTGCTGACCCGGGAGGCGATGGCGCTCTATCTGCGGAAACTGGCTCCGGACGGGGCGATCGCCTTCCACATCTCGAACCTGCACCTCGACTTGAGGCCGGTCATCGCGAATCTGGCGGCGGATGCCGGGCTGGCCTGCGTCTTCCGTGAAGATGCGGACTTCCCCGAGGAGGAGCAGGTCAAGGGGCGCTGGCCCTCGCGCTGGGCCGTGATGGCAAGGGAGACCGGCGACTTGGGTGAAGCGGGGAAGTCCCCGCTATGGTCGCCGCTGGAGCCGAGCCCGGGCCTGAAGGTCTGGACGGACGACCACTCGAGCATCCTGCCGCTGCTCGACCTGCGTTTGCGCTAA
- a CDS encoding YihY/virulence factor BrkB family protein has translation MSRRWVHHRHTDNAAALAFYALISLPPLLLIGVTVAGLVLGEKAAHGELEKQLTAVLGSELAQTIENIIQSARIAPRSQPFAFVVAMVTLAYAGSHVLSKLRKTLNVVNEAAPADPSRPWLRRFGARMLCAGLILSFGILLVVATAAQGFASYVASYMDAPWLADLDLLQRFGWVSTYLLLTIAFALIMKVLPRRRPQWKYAFVGAAFAAVTTGSLKSVLDVYLRHTFWGSFIGGGLNLLLFLFWLFVSIQAFLAGAEIAAWLGRTKRRKESQREGISRAAIK, from the coding sequence ATGAGCCGCCGCTGGGTGCATCATCGTCATACGGACAATGCCGCCGCGCTGGCCTTCTATGCCCTGATCTCCCTGCCGCCGCTGCTGCTCATCGGTGTGACCGTGGCAGGTCTGGTGCTGGGTGAGAAGGCGGCCCATGGCGAGCTGGAAAAGCAGCTCACGGCGGTACTGGGAAGTGAACTCGCCCAGACCATCGAGAACATCATTCAGAGCGCACGAATCGCGCCACGGTCGCAGCCTTTTGCCTTCGTCGTGGCCATGGTAACGCTGGCCTACGCGGGATCCCATGTGCTTTCAAAGCTCCGCAAAACCCTGAACGTGGTGAACGAGGCCGCGCCTGCGGATCCTTCCCGCCCATGGCTACGGCGTTTCGGGGCCCGGATGCTCTGTGCCGGTCTGATCCTCTCCTTCGGCATCCTACTGGTGGTGGCCACGGCCGCGCAGGGATTCGCTTCCTACGTGGCCTCCTACATGGATGCGCCGTGGCTGGCGGATCTGGATCTGTTGCAACGCTTCGGCTGGGTCTCCACCTATCTCCTGCTCACCATCGCCTTCGCCCTGATCATGAAGGTGCTGCCGCGCCGGCGCCCGCAGTGGAAGTATGCTTTTGTCGGAGCTGCCTTTGCTGCGGTGACGACAGGCTCGCTAAAGAGCGTGCTCGATGTCTACCTGCGCCACACCTTCTGGGGCTCCTTCATCGGTGGCGGCCTGAATCTGCTGCTATTCCTCTTCTGGCTTTTCGTTTCGATCCAAGCTTTCCTTGCGGGAGCGGAGATCGCCGCCTGGCTCGGGCGAACCAAGCGGCGAAAGGAGTCTCAGCGCGAGGGAATTTCGCGGGCGGCCATCAAGTAG
- a CDS encoding glycoside hydrolase family 76 protein: MLLQTLSAGQFRRAFAILALSPAIAQADPDKVPTPPFKDWGKEAMEVLQKDLWLPDKKLYAEKANVAQNKQDHPAFMWGVGVQLSAMAAAASLEPEKYLSPMQEYADAIQVYWWKHDGIEGFDVQPGPKSSDRYYDDNAWLVLALAEVHELTKEKKYLDRSEATFRFVMSGEDDKLGGGLYWREVEKSSKNTCTNAPTIVSALRLYQLTKDEKYLETAKRIYAWTNKTLQDEDGLFWDNIRLNGRVDRRKFTYNSALMIRANCLLHEITDEAKYLDEAKRIATSAEKLWIHPTGAISDSGRFAHLLLEALLELEDRDKNPHWHETVSRCLVHLREKMRDENGRYPHRWDRRRPGPMEEVMLLNQASPARAYLMAAREIPSR, from the coding sequence ATGCTCCTTCAAACGCTTTCTGCGGGCCAATTCCGGCGCGCATTCGCCATCCTCGCCCTGAGCCCCGCGATCGCTCAGGCCGACCCGGATAAGGTCCCTACCCCACCCTTCAAGGACTGGGGGAAAGAGGCCATGGAAGTGCTGCAGAAGGATCTCTGGCTCCCCGACAAAAAGCTCTACGCCGAGAAGGCGAATGTGGCCCAGAACAAGCAGGATCATCCGGCCTTCATGTGGGGTGTGGGCGTGCAGCTCTCTGCCATGGCCGCTGCCGCGAGCTTGGAACCGGAGAAGTATCTCAGCCCCATGCAAGAGTATGCGGATGCCATCCAAGTCTACTGGTGGAAGCATGACGGCATCGAGGGCTTCGACGTGCAGCCAGGACCGAAATCATCCGACCGCTATTACGACGACAATGCGTGGCTCGTGCTGGCTCTGGCCGAAGTCCACGAGCTCACCAAGGAGAAGAAGTATCTCGATCGCTCCGAAGCCACCTTCCGCTTCGTGATGAGCGGCGAGGACGACAAGCTCGGCGGAGGTCTTTATTGGCGCGAGGTGGAGAAGAGCTCCAAGAATACCTGCACCAATGCTCCGACCATCGTCTCTGCCCTGAGGTTGTATCAGCTCACCAAGGACGAGAAGTATCTGGAAACGGCAAAACGGATCTACGCATGGACAAACAAGACGCTGCAGGACGAGGACGGGCTATTCTGGGATAACATCCGTCTCAATGGCCGGGTCGACCGCCGGAAATTCACCTACAATTCAGCCCTCATGATCCGGGCCAACTGTCTCCTTCACGAGATCACGGACGAAGCCAAGTATCTGGATGAGGCAAAGCGGATCGCCACCTCGGCCGAGAAGCTTTGGATCCATCCGACCGGTGCCATCTCGGATAGCGGGCGCTTCGCGCACCTCTTGTTAGAGGCGCTGCTGGAGCTTGAGGACCGCGATAAGAACCCGCACTGGCATGAAACCGTGAGCCGTTGCCTGGTCCACCTGCGTGAGAAGATGCGGGATGAAAACGGCCGCTATCCCCACCGCTGGGACCGCCGCCGCCCGGGACCGATGGAGGAAGTCATGCTGCTCAATCAAGCTAGCCCGGCGCGGGCCTACTTGATGGCCGCCCGCGAAATTCCCTCGCGCTGA
- a CDS encoding glycoside hydrolase family 97 catalytic domain-containing protein produces the protein MTLATRFILPYVLASLLSASAQEKIAWLDDYDVSEIVTGFGSAQKNRSLKQEPLKIGETTYTRGIGTHAPSQAYFLNEAAGPLRFQASVGIADSASGPGSVAFQVVADNQVVHDTGVIRKGEAARKIDVDLSGKKVIELRVTDGGDGKNYDHADWAEAKFVHGGKPPLMSPRWVMELPHHTSVNDRLPLLALNQALASPDGQVAAGVLEGDQLMLQATLAKRPILLPSLIGLTVGGHEVGKKAKIVGMDEYTGDSTYPWIGNTRTLRDHFKGLKVRLKSEGFPGTWLLDLRAYNDGIAWRYIVPGSGPRKVNGEATSFLLPEGATYWSHHNTGNYEANYLRFTTENNAPTRQITMPVTVELPGGGYACITEADMFGYSGMTLGPRGRILSAIFEDDPKGWTVEGEITSPWRIVIAAKDLTDLVNQSIVYNVAPVPDPGLFPQGAKTDWIKPGRAFWTWGFGQWDTAQWDRIRGFVDDAAKLGCEYYTIDDPWREPKMGWHRNGKDEWAGLKEVCDYAATKKVKIMVWEHWERLREPTNREEFFRKVSEAGAVGVKIDFMDSESQERLAFFKSCLEIGARHKILINFHGANKPAGEERTYPHWMTREAIYGMEQGGNIARYHLAALPFTRLVTGPADFTPMAFRSGPMGKTTAGSQMATAVAYNSPLNHWADSAKSYLAQPEEIQTFIRTKPVIWDELRVLPGSKIGEIAALARRSGGQWWIAVINGTDSRKEYPLALDFIGSGDWKQTSYSDSHESKTKLVIGQGAVKPGDRVAVSMEPGGGFVMILEKR, from the coding sequence ATGACTCTCGCAACCCGCTTCATCCTACCCTACGTCCTCGCCTCGCTTCTTAGTGCCTCTGCCCAAGAGAAAATCGCATGGCTCGATGACTACGATGTGAGCGAGATCGTCACCGGCTTCGGCAGCGCGCAGAAGAATCGCTCGCTCAAACAGGAGCCGCTGAAGATCGGAGAAACCACTTACACCCGGGGTATCGGCACCCACGCCCCGAGCCAAGCTTACTTCCTGAATGAAGCAGCAGGCCCGCTCCGCTTCCAAGCATCCGTCGGCATCGCCGATTCCGCCAGCGGCCCCGGTTCCGTCGCCTTCCAAGTGGTGGCTGACAACCAAGTGGTCCACGATACCGGAGTCATCCGCAAAGGCGAAGCCGCCAGGAAGATCGACGTCGATCTCAGCGGTAAGAAGGTGATCGAGCTCCGCGTCACGGACGGCGGCGATGGCAAGAACTACGACCACGCGGACTGGGCGGAGGCGAAGTTCGTTCACGGCGGCAAGCCTCCCTTGATGTCGCCTCGCTGGGTGATGGAGCTACCTCATCACACCTCGGTCAACGACCGCCTACCCTTGCTGGCGCTCAATCAAGCTCTCGCAAGTCCTGACGGCCAGGTGGCGGCGGGCGTGCTGGAAGGCGATCAACTCATGCTCCAAGCAACGCTCGCGAAGCGCCCCATCCTCCTTCCCTCTCTGATCGGCCTCACCGTGGGAGGACACGAAGTCGGTAAGAAGGCTAAGATCGTCGGCATGGACGAGTACACTGGCGACAGCACCTATCCTTGGATCGGCAATACACGGACCCTGCGCGACCACTTCAAGGGCTTGAAGGTCCGCCTTAAATCGGAGGGCTTTCCCGGGACCTGGCTCCTCGACCTCCGGGCCTACAATGATGGCATCGCGTGGCGTTACATCGTGCCCGGCAGCGGCCCTCGCAAGGTAAACGGGGAAGCCACTTCCTTCCTGCTGCCGGAAGGGGCCACCTACTGGAGTCATCATAATACCGGCAACTACGAAGCGAATTACCTGCGCTTCACGACGGAGAACAATGCCCCGACACGGCAGATCACCATGCCGGTGACCGTCGAGTTGCCCGGCGGCGGATACGCCTGCATCACCGAGGCGGACATGTTCGGCTACAGCGGCATGACTCTCGGACCGCGCGGGCGGATCCTCAGCGCCATCTTCGAAGACGACCCGAAGGGCTGGACGGTGGAGGGAGAAATCACCAGCCCTTGGCGCATCGTCATCGCCGCGAAGGACCTGACCGACCTGGTCAACCAGAGCATCGTTTACAACGTCGCCCCCGTCCCGGACCCCGGGCTATTCCCGCAAGGAGCGAAGACGGATTGGATCAAACCCGGCCGTGCCTTCTGGACTTGGGGCTTCGGCCAGTGGGACACCGCGCAATGGGATCGTATCAGGGGCTTCGTGGACGACGCGGCGAAACTGGGCTGCGAATACTACACCATCGATGACCCGTGGCGGGAGCCGAAGATGGGCTGGCACCGCAATGGCAAGGACGAGTGGGCAGGGCTCAAGGAGGTCTGCGACTACGCCGCGACCAAGAAGGTGAAGATCATGGTCTGGGAGCACTGGGAGCGCCTTCGCGAACCAACCAACCGTGAGGAGTTTTTCAGGAAGGTATCGGAGGCCGGTGCCGTCGGCGTGAAGATCGACTTCATGGATAGCGAGAGCCAGGAGCGCCTCGCCTTCTTCAAGTCCTGTCTCGAGATCGGAGCAAGGCACAAGATCCTCATCAACTTCCATGGCGCCAACAAACCCGCAGGAGAGGAACGCACCTACCCGCACTGGATGACCCGCGAGGCGATTTACGGGATGGAGCAGGGCGGCAATATCGCCCGCTACCATCTCGCAGCCCTACCCTTCACCCGCCTCGTCACGGGTCCTGCGGACTTCACCCCGATGGCCTTCCGCAGCGGCCCGATGGGCAAGACCACCGCCGGATCCCAGATGGCCACCGCGGTGGCCTACAACTCGCCTTTGAACCACTGGGCGGATAGCGCGAAATCTTACTTGGCCCAGCCTGAGGAGATTCAGACTTTCATTCGCACTAAGCCGGTGATCTGGGACGAACTCCGCGTCCTGCCGGGGAGCAAGATTGGCGAAATCGCCGCGCTTGCCCGCCGCTCGGGCGGCCAATGGTGGATTGCCGTGATCAACGGGACCGACTCACGGAAAGAATATCCCCTCGCTCTCGACTTTATCGGATCCGGAGACTGGAAACAAACGAGTTACTCCGACTCACACGAATCCAAAACCAAGCTGGTGATCGGACAAGGCGCCGTGAAGCCCGGCGACCGGGTCGCGGTAAGCATGGAACCCGGCGGCGGTTTCGTCATGATTCTTGAGAAACGTTGA
- a CDS encoding M16 family metallopeptidase: MNPATYESLELPSGFRLAVATLPQSECAAFSIHVPAGSRDDLPGLAGTAHFVEHMVFKGTARRDARAISLEVEDVGGSLNACTTEDQVVYEARGDAESLPLLADITADIVWNAVFPAKEIKLEREVIAEEIVMYRESPGDHIGDLISAALWNPHPLGESVSGSEESIAAIKKTELTAFRDRHHFRKDTVIAVAGPFAASAVAEILTAHLPQSKDVVATTPVQELPKPGHVIDERDTDQLQLALAWRTPGRFDERRHAFRLLSMILGESAGSRLFQELREKRGLCYHVSCDASFFDEVGSFEIHTGLSPKGRAEALGCIERELEDLAKNGPRPEELARAKRLAASQSKMAMESTGSHASWAGDSLLQYNRIITPAEALAIWQAVTAEEIQVLVNEFFAKDRAIAEIRPG; the protein is encoded by the coding sequence ATGAATCCGGCCACCTACGAGTCGCTCGAGCTGCCATCCGGCTTCCGCCTGGCCGTCGCCACCTTGCCCCAGAGCGAGTGCGCCGCCTTCTCGATCCATGTTCCTGCCGGCAGCCGCGATGACCTCCCCGGTCTCGCCGGCACCGCCCACTTCGTGGAGCACATGGTCTTCAAAGGCACGGCCCGTCGCGATGCCCGCGCCATCAGCCTGGAGGTCGAGGATGTCGGCGGTTCGCTGAATGCCTGCACCACCGAGGACCAAGTCGTCTACGAAGCCCGCGGCGATGCCGAGTCGCTGCCGCTGCTGGCGGATATCACCGCGGACATCGTCTGGAACGCCGTCTTCCCCGCAAAGGAGATCAAGCTCGAGCGCGAGGTCATCGCGGAGGAAATCGTGATGTATCGCGAGTCCCCGGGCGACCACATCGGCGATCTGATCTCCGCCGCCCTGTGGAACCCGCATCCGCTGGGCGAGTCCGTCTCTGGCAGCGAGGAAAGCATCGCCGCCATCAAGAAGACGGAGCTCACCGCCTTCCGCGATCGCCACCATTTCCGCAAGGATACCGTGATCGCCGTCGCTGGGCCCTTTGCCGCATCCGCCGTTGCCGAGATTCTGACCGCCCACCTACCGCAGTCGAAGGACGTCGTGGCCACGACTCCCGTGCAGGAGCTGCCGAAGCCCGGGCACGTGATCGACGAGCGCGATACCGATCAACTCCAGCTCGCGCTGGCATGGCGCACTCCCGGCCGCTTCGACGAACGCCGCCATGCCTTCCGCCTGCTCTCCATGATTCTTGGTGAGAGCGCGGGCTCCCGTCTCTTCCAAGAACTGCGTGAGAAGCGCGGCCTCTGCTACCATGTCTCTTGCGATGCCAGCTTCTTCGATGAGGTCGGCTCTTTCGAGATCCACACCGGCCTCTCCCCGAAGGGACGCGCCGAGGCCCTCGGCTGCATCGAACGCGAGCTCGAAGATCTCGCCAAAAATGGCCCTCGCCCTGAGGAGCTCGCCCGCGCCAAACGCCTCGCCGCCAGTCAGAGCAAGATGGCCATGGAAAGCACCGGCTCCCACGCCTCATGGGCGGGCGATAGCCTGCTGCAATACAACCGCATCATCACTCCCGCCGAAGCCCTCGCCATCTGGCAAGCGGTCACCGCGGAGGAGATTCAGGTCCTCGTGAACGAATTCTTCGCGAAGGACCGCGCCATCGCCGAGATCCGGCCGGGCTGA
- the ispD gene encoding 2-C-methyl-D-erythritol 4-phosphate cytidylyltransferase: protein MRCAAIIVAAGSSRRMGFDKLAAEIRGSSVLRRSVDAFMATEGITRVIVVAPEDRFASLGSDFPKPLLRMDGGKERQNSVENGLSLVMEELVAVHDGARPLVKPETIAACILAAREHGAATLARQVTETIKRSDADAFSRESVSRENLWFMETPQIFRSDLLREAYAEVSKRELVVTDEVSAVETIGIPVKLIASPSPNLKITVPADIELAEALLK from the coding sequence ATGCGCTGCGCCGCCATCATCGTCGCCGCTGGCAGCAGCCGCCGCATGGGCTTCGACAAGCTCGCGGCGGAGATCCGCGGCAGCTCCGTGCTGCGCCGCAGCGTGGATGCCTTCATGGCCACGGAGGGCATCACCCGCGTCATCGTCGTCGCTCCGGAGGATCGCTTCGCCAGCCTCGGCAGTGATTTCCCGAAACCGCTGCTGCGCATGGATGGCGGTAAGGAACGGCAGAACTCGGTCGAGAACGGCCTGTCCCTCGTCATGGAGGAGCTCGTGGCCGTTCACGATGGTGCGCGCCCCTTGGTGAAGCCGGAGACCATCGCCGCCTGCATCCTCGCCGCCCGTGAGCACGGTGCCGCCACCCTCGCCCGCCAGGTCACGGAGACGATCAAGCGCTCGGATGCGGATGCCTTTTCACGCGAGAGCGTCAGCCGCGAGAATCTCTGGTTCATGGAGACCCCGCAGATCTTCCGCTCCGACCTTTTGCGCGAGGCCTATGCGGAAGTCAGCAAGCGCGAGCTCGTGGTTACCGACGAAGTCTCCGCCGTGGAGACCATCGGCATCCCGGTGAAGCTGATCGCCTCCCCTTCCCCCAATCTGAAAATCACCGTGCCCGCGGACATCGAATTGGCCGAGGCACTCCTGAAATGA
- a CDS encoding GatB/YqeY domain-containing protein codes for MSDLASRIPEDLKAAMKAKDTVALAVIRALKTAMTNASIEKGGLGTPLDDTEVTALIRKQIKQRQDSITQFTNAGRTELAANEEAEVAVLEKYLPANLSAEEIAAIIEAAIAETGASSKADMGKVMKLAQERTAGRADGKTLSQEVAKRLS; via the coding sequence ATGAGTGACCTCGCCAGCCGTATCCCCGAAGACCTGAAAGCCGCGATGAAGGCGAAGGACACCGTCGCCCTCGCCGTAATCCGCGCCCTCAAGACCGCCATGACCAATGCCTCGATCGAAAAGGGCGGCCTCGGCACCCCGCTCGACGATACCGAAGTCACCGCCCTGATCCGCAAGCAGATCAAGCAGCGCCAGGATTCCATCACCCAGTTCACCAATGCCGGCCGCACCGAGCTCGCCGCGAACGAGGAAGCGGAAGTCGCCGTGCTGGAGAAGTATCTGCCCGCCAATCTCTCCGCGGAAGAGATCGCCGCTATCATCGAAGCCGCCATCGCCGAGACCGGCGCATCCTCGAAGGCCGATATGGGCAAGGTCATGAAGCTCGCCCAAGAGCGCACCGCAGGCCGCGCCGACGGCAAGACCCTCTCGCAGGAAGTTGCCAAGCGCCTGTCCTGA
- a CDS encoding DUF3592 domain-containing protein, whose translation MARVSIGSRVYLSSVGLVLAAAGGLFFALMWRSFQRARAVEHWPVVPCMILSSGEEERQVDPNSGVERRFAVLFGYEWKGQPYESDLVRLRGSGWSSKEDVVEAYVAKYPEGSRQECHVNPEDPGKAVLEKESKAPGYSLWFPGIFVVGGLGMVVGAWRNYSAKESKSRQAST comes from the coding sequence ATGGCCCGCGTTTCCATCGGTTCCCGTGTGTATTTGTCTTCGGTCGGGCTGGTCCTGGCCGCGGCGGGAGGGCTGTTTTTTGCCCTGATGTGGAGGAGCTTCCAGCGGGCCCGGGCGGTGGAACACTGGCCGGTGGTGCCTTGCATGATCCTGAGTTCCGGGGAAGAAGAGCGGCAAGTGGACCCGAACAGCGGGGTGGAGCGCCGTTTCGCGGTTCTCTTCGGTTACGAATGGAAGGGGCAGCCGTATGAAAGCGATCTGGTGCGGCTGCGGGGCAGCGGCTGGAGCAGCAAGGAGGACGTGGTGGAGGCCTACGTGGCGAAGTATCCCGAGGGCTCGCGGCAGGAGTGCCATGTGAACCCGGAGGACCCGGGGAAGGCGGTGCTGGAGAAGGAATCGAAGGCACCGGGCTACTCCCTGTGGTTTCCCGGGATCTTCGTGGTCGGTGGTTTGGGTATGGTGGTGGGAGCCTGGCGGAATTACTCGGCCAAGGAATCCAAGTCTCGCCAGGCCTCGACTTGA